A genomic window from Lycium barbarum isolate Lr01 chromosome 4, ASM1917538v2, whole genome shotgun sequence includes:
- the LOC132634750 gene encoding F-box protein SKIP8 isoform X1, which translates to MEINFFSVTGAITFICCVFATSAAFITLRSKKAVKSNGGEETTASHLINGGDMVEKLTGASMMEQLVPEITTHALSYLDYPSLCRLSMTNSLMRKAANDDNAWKALYHKDFTLEQDSVTPINGWKAYYAATRAIMNVNAEFFKIIKERSVPAMERFWLNADYVKCFHASGEYFTGYNAVIGSWQLAFNWEQNVDVEIRDVKARVMTDSAWVTMKAYLNMGSGNVTNVFEFHNGRWYMVHHHCSVMLIHGGAGQQVVQG; encoded by the exons ATGGAAATTAACTTCTTCTCCGTCACCGGCGCCATCACGTTTATCTGTTGCGTTTTCGCCACGTCAGCAGCTTTTATAACTCTCCGATCAAAAAAAGCAGTAAAATCGAACGGTGGAGAGGAAACGACGGCGTCGCATTTGATTAACGGTGGAGATATGGTTGAGAAGTTAACGGGAGCATCGATGATGGAACAATTAGTACCAGAGATAACGACACATGCGTTGAGTTATTTGGATTATCCGAGTTTATGTAGGTTATCTATGACTAATTCTCTTATGAGGAAAGCTGCTAATGATGATAATGCTTGGAAAGCTCTTTATCATAAG GATTTCACATTGGAGCAGGATTCTGTGACTCCAATTAATGGATGGAAGGCTTACTATGCAGCTACAAGAGCCATTATGAATGTCAATGCTgagttttttaaaattattaaagaAAGATCAGTCCCAGCTATGGAGCGTTTTTGGCTCAATGCAGACTATGTGAAGTGTTTTCATGCCTCTGGGGAGTACTTTACAGG TTATAATGCAGTCATTGGCAGCTGGCAGCTGGCTTTTAACTGGGAGCAAAATGTTGATGTCGAAATTAGAGACGTAAAGGCAAGGGTAATGACAGATTCAGCTTGGGTGACTATGAAAGCTTATCTTAATATGGGATCAGGTAACGTGACTAATGTGTTTGAATTCCATAATGGGAGATGGTACATGGTCCATCATCACTGCTCAGTGATGCTCATTCATGGAGGTGCAGGACAACAAGTTGTGCAGGGATAG
- the LOC132634750 gene encoding F-box protein SKIP8 isoform X2, whose protein sequence is MEINFFSVTGAITFICCVFATSAAFITLRSKKAVKSNGGEETTASHLINGGDMVEKLTGASMMEQLVPEITTHALSYLDYPSLCRLSMTNSLMRKAANDDNAWKALYHKDSVTPINGWKAYYAATRAIMNVNAEFFKIIKERSVPAMERFWLNADYVKCFHASGEYFTGYNAVIGSWQLAFNWEQNVDVEIRDVKARVMTDSAWVTMKAYLNMGSGNVTNVFEFHNGRWYMVHHHCSVMLIHGGAGQQVVQG, encoded by the exons ATGGAAATTAACTTCTTCTCCGTCACCGGCGCCATCACGTTTATCTGTTGCGTTTTCGCCACGTCAGCAGCTTTTATAACTCTCCGATCAAAAAAAGCAGTAAAATCGAACGGTGGAGAGGAAACGACGGCGTCGCATTTGATTAACGGTGGAGATATGGTTGAGAAGTTAACGGGAGCATCGATGATGGAACAATTAGTACCAGAGATAACGACACATGCGTTGAGTTATTTGGATTATCCGAGTTTATGTAGGTTATCTATGACTAATTCTCTTATGAGGAAAGCTGCTAATGATGATAATGCTTGGAAAGCTCTTTATCATAAG GATTCTGTGACTCCAATTAATGGATGGAAGGCTTACTATGCAGCTACAAGAGCCATTATGAATGTCAATGCTgagttttttaaaattattaaagaAAGATCAGTCCCAGCTATGGAGCGTTTTTGGCTCAATGCAGACTATGTGAAGTGTTTTCATGCCTCTGGGGAGTACTTTACAGG TTATAATGCAGTCATTGGCAGCTGGCAGCTGGCTTTTAACTGGGAGCAAAATGTTGATGTCGAAATTAGAGACGTAAAGGCAAGGGTAATGACAGATTCAGCTTGGGTGACTATGAAAGCTTATCTTAATATGGGATCAGGTAACGTGACTAATGTGTTTGAATTCCATAATGGGAGATGGTACATGGTCCATCATCACTGCTCAGTGATGCTCATTCATGGAGGTGCAGGACAACAAGTTGTGCAGGGATAG
- the LOC132634751 gene encoding uncharacterized protein LOC132634751 has translation MSSTTMATGGSSSVFLSIQTPQSQKFQTLSPRQYSLTNNKWSTLPLSHRSCLLEFNSYLCSSSTSSTPLVEEEEENKEVKENGPNDDVLTASINQESTSVLPPGACQGCGRAEIESGCNGEGRIQGGIATVPGFGWWPIKAYRPCPAFVASGGRYKRFGQSMDEVVSGRGGKVSSVRTESEVQSSKKKNGSKKSKS, from the exons ATGAGCTCCACCACCATGGCCACTGGCGGTAGCAGCTCAGTTTTTCTCTCCATCCAAACACCACAATCCCAAAAATTCCAAACTTTATCACCTAGACAATATTCTTTGACTAACAATAAGTGGTCTACATTGCCCTTAAGTCATAGGAGTTGTCTGTTAGAATTTAATTCTTATCTTTGTTCTTCTTCCACTTCTTCAACTCCacttgttgaagaagaagaagaaaataaagaagtgaaAGAAAATGGGCCTAATGATGATGTTCTTACAGCTTCAATAAACCAAGAATCTACTTCAGTTTTACCTCCCGG CGCATGTCAGGGCTGTGGGAGAGCGGAAATTGAGAGTGGCTGTAATGGCGAGGGACGGATACAAGGAGGAATTGCAACAGTTCCAGGTTTTGGTTGGTGGCCCATAAAGGCTTACAGGCCTTGCCCTGCTTTTGTTGCTTCTGGTGGTAGGTACAAAAGGTTTGGACAAAGCATGGATGAAGTTGTCTCCGGGAGAGGAGGTAAAGTTAGTTCGGTCCGGACTGAATCCGAGGTTCAATCAAG TAAGAAAAAGAACGGATCGAAGAAATCGAAGAGCTAA